The following coding sequences lie in one Posidoniimonas polymericola genomic window:
- a CDS encoding PEP-CTERM sorting domain-containing protein, whose product MKLFTSSVASLAIALCVGGQASATIFSEDFEVDPTANWTVNDSALSDISVNFNYDYSAIGVPSAPNGAGTSGLKMSANSTGGVFSGFSVSPTGQSFSGNYQVKFDLWQNYVGPVGPGGSGTTQLSFFGVGTSGTEAMWAGAATKESVTFGVTLDGGSSVDYRIYDSANPTGRTDAASFAGGADRNGSNPYYAVFGGDAAPVDQVTLYPAQTGVTDAGEIAFAWREVTIDVIADVATMSIDGLPIGIVDMSALTLGGGNILFGHGDTNNGSSSDPNAELLNVTLIDNVQVSQLVPEPSSVLLSLAAAAGGLFFRKRS is encoded by the coding sequence ATGAAGCTGTTCACCTCGAGCGTGGCCTCGCTGGCCATCGCGCTGTGCGTGGGAGGCCAAGCCTCCGCCACGATCTTTAGCGAAGACTTTGAGGTCGATCCGACCGCTAACTGGACGGTCAACGACTCGGCCCTCTCTGACATTTCTGTCAACTTCAACTACGACTATTCGGCGATCGGCGTCCCGTCGGCGCCCAATGGAGCCGGCACCAGCGGGCTGAAGATGTCTGCCAACAGCACCGGCGGCGTGTTCAGCGGCTTTAGCGTCTCGCCCACCGGGCAGAGCTTCTCCGGCAACTACCAGGTCAAGTTTGACCTGTGGCAGAACTACGTCGGCCCTGTCGGCCCCGGCGGCAGCGGCACCACCCAGCTCTCTTTCTTCGGCGTCGGCACCTCGGGCACCGAGGCCATGTGGGCCGGTGCGGCGACGAAGGAAAGCGTTACCTTCGGCGTCACGCTGGACGGCGGATCGTCGGTCGACTACCGCATCTATGACTCGGCGAACCCCACCGGTCGCACCGACGCGGCTTCCTTCGCCGGCGGCGCCGATCGCAATGGCAGCAACCCCTACTACGCCGTGTTCGGCGGCGACGCGGCGCCTGTCGATCAGGTCACGCTCTACCCCGCACAGACCGGCGTCACCGACGCGGGCGAGATCGCGTTCGCTTGGCGCGAGGTGACCATTGATGTCATCGCGGACGTCGCCACGATGTCGATCGACGGCCTGCCGATCGGCATTGTCGACATGTCGGCCCTGACGCTTGGCGGCGGCAACATCCTGTTCGGCCACGGCGACACCAACAACGGCTCGTCGTCGGATCCCAACGCCGAGCTGCTGAACGTCACGCTGATCGACAACGTGCAGGTGTCTCAGCTCGTGCCGGAGCCTTCCAGCGTGCTGCTGTCGCTGGCCGCTGCGGCCGGCGGGTTGTTCTTCCGTAAGCGGTCCTAA
- a CDS encoding DUF421 domain-containing protein — MLKEWIVSGWSNVPMVVLSTLVTYSAILLYTRLVGLRSFSKMSAADFAMTVAVGSLFASTISSPSPSLVIGLTALAMLYLGQLLVAVLRVRVPATTKVIENQPLLLMHGAEILDANLRRANLTRQDLYGKLRAANAFNFDQVLAVVFEATGDVSVLHSADPDARVDPAIFAGVADSDRLSA; from the coding sequence ATGCTCAAAGAATGGATCGTTTCTGGCTGGTCAAACGTGCCGATGGTCGTGCTCTCGACCCTTGTCACCTACTCGGCCATCCTCCTCTACACCCGGCTGGTTGGTCTCCGCAGCTTCTCCAAGATGTCGGCCGCCGACTTCGCGATGACCGTGGCGGTAGGTTCGCTGTTCGCTTCGACGATCTCGTCGCCATCGCCGAGTCTGGTGATTGGTCTCACCGCGCTCGCGATGCTGTACCTCGGCCAGTTGCTGGTGGCGGTGCTCCGCGTCCGCGTCCCGGCGACGACCAAGGTGATCGAGAACCAGCCGCTGCTGTTGATGCACGGCGCCGAGATCCTCGACGCCAACCTGCGGCGGGCCAACCTGACGCGGCAGGACCTGTACGGCAAACTGCGTGCGGCCAACGCGTTCAACTTCGATCAGGTGCTCGCCGTTGTGTTCGAAGCGACAGGCGACGTCTCGGTGCTGCACAGCGCTGATCCGGACGCGCGGGTCGACCCCGCGATCTTTGCCGGGGTAGCCGACTCCGATCGGCTATCGGCGTGA
- a CDS encoding DUF1559 domain-containing protein has product MVDRRSTNTHGFGTLNSRLEVASLLRLVLAWSVLIYPYSAVRAQAPPDEANDRQPQAGAIDPAYLTPQTMAAASLRPQQVLTDPNLQMLPIEVAQAAGLKYLGIDPTHASRVTVVVEPPAGPTPFYAIAFETDQPVDLGALAAELTEHTEPGQIDGHDAIVSRAPALPCFLVQGGNTLLVGSAPMLKKLLKADRPKPTGVLPDQILAHPATDDLYLTANLEMLRPFIQMGLAAAQRETPEEFQDLLRIPTLIQSAELTLNLNLQRPSSLLVHAANASDAEQIESLTLDGVALLREQIRRKSEVELSRLRQSDDPVERAMAAYSDRMSQGTLDGIKLDRDGNTLTVFEATPSNAQQLGSVAVIGVLVALLLPAVQAAREAARRTQSTNNLKQLMLALLNYESANGRLPAHAIYSADGEPLLSWRVAILPYIEEQALYNEFHLDEPWDSEHNLTLIEKMPEVYIDPSSGLAVKDGKTSYLAPVGEGLLFEEKEGGTTLREITDGTSKTIAIVQVSDDTAATWTKPEDWSPAADNPLQGVGDLHPSVFLAAFVDGHIENISTNINAQTWGFMLTRGGGEAW; this is encoded by the coding sequence ATGGTTGACCGACGCTCAACGAACACTCACGGATTCGGGACGCTCAATTCCAGGCTGGAGGTCGCGTCGTTGCTGCGGCTGGTGCTCGCGTGGTCGGTGCTGATCTACCCGTACTCGGCGGTTCGGGCGCAGGCGCCGCCAGACGAGGCGAATGATAGGCAGCCGCAAGCCGGGGCGATCGACCCTGCCTACCTGACGCCGCAGACGATGGCCGCGGCGAGCCTCCGCCCGCAGCAGGTGCTGACCGACCCGAACCTGCAGATGCTGCCGATCGAGGTCGCTCAGGCGGCCGGTCTGAAGTACCTCGGCATCGACCCGACGCACGCCAGCCGCGTGACGGTGGTGGTCGAGCCGCCCGCCGGCCCGACTCCGTTCTACGCCATCGCCTTTGAGACCGACCAGCCCGTCGACCTTGGGGCCCTGGCTGCCGAGCTGACCGAGCACACCGAGCCGGGGCAGATCGACGGCCACGACGCGATCGTCAGCCGGGCGCCGGCGCTGCCGTGCTTCCTGGTGCAGGGCGGCAACACGCTGCTGGTTGGCTCGGCGCCGATGCTGAAGAAGCTGCTGAAGGCGGACCGCCCCAAGCCCACCGGCGTGCTGCCCGATCAGATCTTGGCGCACCCGGCGACCGACGACCTCTACCTGACCGCCAACCTCGAGATGCTGCGGCCGTTCATCCAGATGGGACTGGCCGCCGCCCAACGCGAGACGCCCGAGGAGTTCCAGGACCTGCTGCGGATTCCGACCCTGATCCAGTCGGCCGAGCTGACGCTGAACCTCAATCTGCAGCGGCCCAGTTCCCTGCTGGTGCACGCCGCCAACGCGTCGGACGCCGAGCAGATTGAGTCGCTCACGCTCGACGGCGTCGCGCTGCTGCGCGAGCAGATCCGCCGCAAGAGCGAGGTCGAGCTGAGCCGCCTCCGCCAGAGCGACGACCCGGTCGAGCGTGCGATGGCGGCCTACTCCGACCGGATGTCGCAGGGGACGCTCGACGGCATCAAGCTCGATCGCGACGGCAATACCCTGACCGTGTTCGAGGCCACCCCCTCGAACGCCCAGCAACTGGGCAGCGTCGCCGTGATCGGCGTGCTGGTGGCCCTGCTGCTACCGGCCGTGCAGGCCGCCCGCGAGGCCGCGCGGCGGACCCAGTCGACAAATAATCTGAAGCAGCTGATGCTGGCGCTGCTCAACTACGAGTCGGCCAACGGGCGCCTGCCGGCCCACGCTATCTACTCGGCCGACGGCGAGCCGCTGTTGAGCTGGCGGGTGGCGATCCTCCCCTACATCGAGGAGCAGGCGTTGTACAACGAGTTCCACCTCGACGAGCCGTGGGACAGCGAGCACAACCTGACGCTGATCGAGAAGATGCCCGAGGTGTACATCGACCCGAGCTCGGGCCTGGCCGTGAAGGACGGCAAGACGAGCTACCTGGCGCCGGTCGGCGAGGGGCTGCTGTTCGAAGAGAAGGAAGGCGGGACCACCCTGCGTGAGATCACCGACGGCACGTCGAAAACGATCGCGATTGTCCAGGTGAGTGACGACACGGCCGCCACCTGGACGAAGCCCGAAGACTGGTCGCCGGCCGCCGACAATCCGCTTCAGGGCGTGGGCGACCTGCACCCCAGCGTGTTCCTGGCGGCGTTCGTCGACGGCCACATTGAGAACATCTCCACGAATATCAACGCGCAAACCTGGGGCTTCATGCTTACCCGCGGCGGCGGCGAGGCTTGGTAA